ATTTCATAGTGATCCTTCACACTTAACTTATTCTCGTAGGGAAGTGGAGAAAGGGTTTTCTTCAGTGATCAAAGAGAAAGAGCTAACAAAAGATACTGAAAACAAAATTGTTTAATTGTTGTTTGACGGCTCAACCCTGCCTGATATTAAAACATATCATGTTGAAGAAGCTTAATAACACCTTACTTTatgctgttttaaatatttcaatttctaataactgctttaaaaaatgttatctaTAGTTAAATTAGTCTGTCCACAAATCTCTAGAAAGAAATCAAACTCAAGATATTCAATTCTGTTAGGGGCCCAGAAGTTAGTTTGCTGCTGTGAgcttaaaaaacaattaaaccaAACCTGTTCAAAATGAAAACCAAGAGTCAGAAAATTAAAGTTCAACACTTTATTTTGTGCTTGCTTCTTCAAATACTTAAGTGAATAATCTCACTTTGGATTTAAAAGTATTtatataaataacattttaacaaaTCACGATAAATGTTGATATATACAAAATCACAAGAATCTTCAGTTCTATTCCAACAATAAATAAGAGTTAATTCAAAGTCTAAGAACATCTAatgaagagaaacacaactATGAAAAGCAATGAGGGTGCACCATGTcaagttttttaaaatgtttaaaaaaacgcATACATTTCATAAACTGTTACAATTCTTACACAATAGAATTAATATgataattataaaaacaaacactggggGAAACTATTTACAAATGTGCACTCCCAACGAAAAGGGACAACAGAGATATAAGGTGCCAGAACCGCACTGTGCAAAAGAGGAGTCTACTGTATGTAGGCACCCATCCATTGAAAATAAGCTGCCAAGACAATATGTCCTGTGTCACATATTAATGCTGAGCTTCtattaacaaaaaataatcCTTTACACAGCTGTGAATTCAAGTTGCCAGGTTTGAAGCAAAAAACAAAGTCGGGTCAGGGTGACTCCCAAGGCACCCGGCACCCAGACTAACTATGAATGTGAGCGAAAAGCAAGTCAATCATATCAGGCACACATGAAGCTCGAGCCACGTCTATGGCTGTCTGACCGCTGATGTTAGCATGCTTCAGGTCAGAGCGCGGAGCCAAGAACTCCACAACATCACGGTGGCCCTCATGGATGGCGATGTGGATGGGCAGGGCACCACTCTGGTCCGACACGTTTACCGATGCACCATACTCCACCAGAACCTGCAAAGTGTCCAGGAATCCTGTACGGGCTGCATCGTGGACCGGCGCTATCCCGTGTTTGTCCTGGATGTTTGGGTCTGCTCCTTTTTCCAGCAGCAGACTGGCGACCTTGGAGTTTCCCATCATCATcacctgagaggagaggaaaagggtACCGATGGTTAATTCAACCTGTGTATAAATCAAAAGTGGGGACCCTTGATTCTCATCTTTATTCAGTCATTTGTCAAAATAATGTCAACTTGCACACACAGCTCATTAACCTGCAACAAATCCTCAAAACAGATGGAGATACTTTAAGTATTCAGTataattacattacattatcatAATTGTTTTAATGCAGTTGTCTTCACTTATGTAAAAAGTGTGGGAGAAACATTAGAAATACCTTACAGATTCAGAATAATTCAGAAAACACCTTCAAAATGAGCTGAAAGTTAATAAAACACCTGCCAAAACAGTTCAAACACAAAGTAATAATACCCCTAACATACACTAGGTATTGCTTACAACTGGTGTGTTTTGTTGGTGGACATGAATTTTCATGTGTTCTGCTAACCCCAGagttgcaaaaaataaaaataaacatggaaATAGGCTTGACTTATATAACAAGAGTGGACATGGCATAATAGCATTTTGTGGTTCGGCCTATCACAGTGACCAGACTCAGagtgttgttttggtttttagaCTGCCAAATAATGTTTCCGTTATCACAAGAAAACACGATTTGAGAAGAAGGGAAATATAAGTGGAGATCTTGAGAGAAGCAACCTGAATGAAGTTGTTACCGTgggaaaaaggaggaaataaaaTCTGTGGTTGcatgtctttcttttctgcctgaggtttctgcctgttaaaaggaagtttttcctcgccactgtaactagctaaatactgcgatgtgcaatgctcatgatggattaaggtggggtcagactgagtcttaccctgtcttgaagttgtgtctctgttcataatttgacatagagtggtctagacctcctatgtttgtaaaagcgtcttgagataacgtttgttgtgatttggcgctatacaaataaagattgattgattgattgattgattgattgatgtccaCTTAAGGCAGGGgagtcaaacatacggcccgccaGATGTTCCAATCCATtccgcggaacgactttgcaaagtgaaaaaattacagagaggacattaactgcaattgtTCAATAAATATAACTATAactacaatttcaaatttgtcctctgggggtcgcatacaatcatagtgctgacagaGCGCCCTGAACGGtgctccaggacttttttttctcagagtgagaaaatagatgacttgctgtttgcataaaccggttgagattcataaagactttttagagcactataagatgatccactaactactaacactagcactacactcctgcatacaacactgtccagcaagcaaactgtgcatgctggagctgaggggtccaaaataatcaactctaccttgttcattattataatctatctgttcgtttgcagtaaacattacactctgtgtgtcaggtaaatgggtaacctgtgtgtttggtgtgtttgcagcaggtttcagggcttacagggtaaaatattcagcccactatGAGTCTCATCattgcaaaaaatacaacagctgtttttgtgcaAAGATGGTTTATCAACTGTGAACATTTtgagaatgtactttatttgcacaaaaaaaagggaaacaattTGAGTTGTCCTcctctataggttattatgctatgattttactggtccggcccgctggagatcaaattgggctgtgaGGCCCcagaactgaaatgagtttgacgcccctgactTAGGGCTTCCGTAGCAGACAGCTCAATATATCGAAGTGTCAGGAGGCAATGAGATGATTCTGTAACGTATTTCTACCAAAGCATTAAGTGTGTAGTTTATACCTCGTCGTATACATATTATCTATTGAAATATAGTGTGAATTAATCCTCACCTGTAGCGCAGTTCTGCCAAACTCATTGAGAGTATCAGGATGCACTCTGCAGTCCTCcaggatcctctgcacttcgcTGCTGTCTCCTTTGGCTGCTGCCGCCGTCAAAGCTTTACCGGCATCCATCTGACTAAGGACCATTATAGTCTCTTTCTGCCTGGTGGGTAGGAGATGTATAGCATCAGTTAAACTAACACTTAATCACGGGTCTCTCTCGTTGACAGACAAAGTGTAAAACAGGGAGAGGTGTTTTCAAGAGGTTCAGATCGGATAGATAGAGCTACTGCTGTATCCGCCTAACGTAAGCTTTAGTTCCCCTATGACGCCATGTTATCTTACAGCTAGCATAATGTTACAACAGGTCGGCTTAGGAGGCAAAGAAACAAAGTCTGTATGTAGACATTTGTTCTTCCAACAGACAGGCACCTCAAGTCAACAGTATATCACAAATAATTAGCCTCCGGGCTAACCGCTGCGTTAAAAACAAACTACAGAGATGCTAAGTTTACCTTAACGGTTCTTTTAGATCCTCAACGTCGTCAAGA
The Notolabrus celidotus isolate fNotCel1 chromosome 7, fNotCel1.pri, whole genome shotgun sequence DNA segment above includes these coding regions:
- the cdkn2d gene encoding cyclin-dependent kinase 4 inhibitor D: MVLSQMDAGKALTAAAAKGDSSEVQRILEDCRVHPDTLNEFGRTALQVMMMGNSKVASLLLEKGADPNIQDKHGIAPVHDAARTGFLDTLQVLVEYGASVNVSDQSGALPIHIAIHEGHRDVVEFLAPRSDLKHANISGQTAIDVARASCVPDMIDLLFAHIHS